TCAGGCAAATGCAAAATCAGTTCGGCGAGTTCATCCGCCTGGACGATTAATTCAATTCTGTCCAATGCGTTCACCTACCGTAGGTTTTATCATGTATTGAGATGCGGTCCATCCCCGTGCCGGTCGTGCATGTGATTGTACTGTTTGTATGGTCGAGTTGGCGCAGTCTCTATAAAGTCGCTCACGATGGCCAAAATGATTCCACAGACCATCAAGCTGGCGAGTGCAATGTAATTGTGAACAACGATACCCACGAGAACGAGGGCAAACAACAGACTAAACAACACATACCGCAGGGCGCGAGTCTTTTGCACGGCAATCCCTCCTGGGCGCTTTCCTTCATTATACGACACAATTGCACGTGTCATCAGTGCATCGACTCGCGCGTGCGCACACGGCTGTGTCAAAAAAAACTTGGTGTTGCGCGTGAGGCACAACACCAAGTTGTGTACGTCGATGATTCAGTTTTCGGTGCTGTTACAAAAAACGACGCGCTCTCCAGGTCTGACGGTCATCTTCTTGCTGCAAGCTGGCCAATTCCTTGACGGCCGCCTCAAACGCGAACTTATCGCGCTCATCCAACGCCTTGTCAATCCGTTGTTTCACCTGTTCACGCAACTTTGCCCGCTCTTCGACCTCGGACAAGACTTGTTGCACTTCGGGTGGGATTGGCAGATCTGGTAGATTTACAAACAAGTACAACTTTTCCGAAGCGGTCGCCGGCTGCGTGAAAAACGTTTGCAGAAGTTGCAAAACCTCATCCGGCTGGCTCACTTTTTTAATACGTCCATTAATCGGAATCCGAGCGATCATGCCATGACGTCCAATGATCAACAACGGTACATTTTCTAAGACGATGTTCGTCGCTTCAAGCTGCGCATGACGTGCGGCAAGATAGTCGATGACGGAGTCCGCTCCACTGGGAAGGAGTTTCGTTTTCAGTGTGAGAATTTCGTCCTTGGTCATCATCGAGATCACTCCCTTTGCAGTCGGAGTTCCTTGTTCTTGTATCATACGTCGTGCTAACACCATTTGGTCTTACACAGGCGCCTAGACACCCGCGAAGCGGCGTGTGCAAATCGTGTGCAATTATTGTAGCAAATTGACGCCGGTGAAGAAAGTGAAAACCTTCTGTGTTGGCAGGATAAACAGCCTTTACCGGTCTAGCCAGTTGCGCCGGAGCAGATACTACTTGCGGAGGGGATGGGGATATGGACGAGTGGGTGTATTTTGCCGGGCTATATGAGTCAAAGTTTGAAGCGTACTGTGCCGTCATGTGGGTTGAAGCAGACGAACGCATTCGGCGTACTGCTCGTCCCACCAATGTCGAGGTGTACCGTGCGAAAAGCGGCAAGTACGGCGTTCGGTTTCGCCGGCAAGAGGCCTCTGTGCCATCCGCACGTTGGCTGTAATCCGTGTATCCATCATTCATCTTGAACCGGGTTGAACAAGGCGAGGGCTGCCCAACATTGTTGGCAGCCCTCGCCTTGTTTGTGAACTCAGTGTGTTTGGTGTTCCATCTTTGTGTAGGACGGAATATCGTAGTCGTCGCTTCCGCCAGCGTTCGGTTGCCTTGATGAAGCGCGGGAATCGTTTCGCGATGATGATTGCGAGGAACGGGACGATTTTTGATTGGTCAAACGTTCGGTAACAGCCTGCATGGGACACCAGCCAGTTGCGCCTTCCGCCAATTTCATCGCGCCAAACGACCATAGAATCGTTCTTGTCATTGGCGAAACGCGGCGCCGCGAGGCAACCCCGAGCGCCAACAGGCCTGTTACCATCCGCACATATTTATCTACTGTACTCAGGTTTTGTTCCACAACGCGCACTCCCTTCCCTGGTTTATCAACAGTATTCACTGTGGCTGCTCTTCCTATGAAAAGGATCGTTTATAAAGTGATTTGACCTTTCTTGACTAAATGCTGTTTTTGCTGCATCATGGGTATCGTAGTAATGAATAAGGAGGCGTGTAGGGATGAGTCTGATTCCGTACGTTGTAGAACAGACATCGCGAGGAGAGCGCAGTTACGATATTTATTCAAGACTGTTGAAGGACCGTATTGTGTTCTTGGGGACGGCTATTGATGACGATGTCGCAAACGCCGTTGTGGCGCAACTGTTGTTCTTAGCGGCCGATGATCCAGAAAAGGATATTCAAATGTACATAAACAGCCCAGGCGGGTCTGTGTCGGCCGGACTGGCCATCTATGATACGATGCAACATATCAAGCCAGATGTGAGCACGATGTGCGTTGGCATGGCTGCGAGCATGGGGGCAGTGTTGTTGACCGCTGGAGCCAAAGGCAAGCGTTACGCACTGCCAAATTCGGAAGTGATGATTCACCAGCCACTCGGTGGAGCGCGCGGGCAGGCATCTGATATCGAGATCCACGCGAAGCACATTCTGAAAACGCGTGAGAAGTTGAACAAAATTCTCAGTGAGCGCTCTGGGCAGCCGTTGGAGCGGGTCGCTCGCGATACCGACCGCGATAACTTCATGTCGGCGCAAGAAGCGAAGGAATACGGGTTGATTGACGAAGTGATTGTTCGCTGATTGCCCGTTGTTGTAGATTTGTCAGGCACTGTAGACCAGTAGTGGAAGTAGAAGGCGCGCCACGCAGCATTATGCTGCGTGTTGACGCGCCTTTTTTGATACCATTATGCTTGTACGGATGAGCGGGAGGGGAGAGACGGTGCCAGAAAAAACAATATATCTCGATTACGCTTCGACGTCTCCCTTGTTGGAAGATGTAAAACAGCGCGTGTCCGAGATGCTCGATGTGTTTGGTAACCCATCGTCTTTGCATCGGATTGGGATGACTGCTGAAGAGCGGCTGTCGACTGCCCGCACGCGGGTTCTGAAGGCGCTTGGCGCCAAGGCGGGACGACTGGTGTTCACAGGCGGCGGCACGGAAGCGAACA
Above is a genomic segment from Alicyclobacillus acidoterrestris containing:
- a CDS encoding IDEAL domain-containing protein codes for the protein MMTKDEILTLKTKLLPSGADSVIDYLAARHAQLEATNIVLENVPLLIIGRHGMIARIPINGRIKKVSQPDEVLQLLQTFFTQPATASEKLYLFVNLPDLPIPPEVQQVLSEVEERAKLREQVKQRIDKALDERDKFAFEAAVKELASLQQEDDRQTWRARRFL
- a CDS encoding YgaP family membrane protein; this translates as MEQNLSTVDKYVRMVTGLLALGVASRRRVSPMTRTILWSFGAMKLAEGATGWCPMQAVTERLTNQKSSRSSQSSSRNDSRASSRQPNAGGSDDYDIPSYTKMEHQTH
- the clpP gene encoding ATP-dependent Clp endopeptidase proteolytic subunit ClpP, with the translated sequence MSLIPYVVEQTSRGERSYDIYSRLLKDRIVFLGTAIDDDVANAVVAQLLFLAADDPEKDIQMYINSPGGSVSAGLAIYDTMQHIKPDVSTMCVGMAASMGAVLLTAGAKGKRYALPNSEVMIHQPLGGARGQASDIEIHAKHILKTREKLNKILSERSGQPLERVARDTDRDNFMSAQEAKEYGLIDEVIVR